The Chryseobacterium sp. LJ668 genome segment GAACTGAATAAGCAATCCCCAAAATTCCGAGATTGAGACCCACATTTTCGTTGTAAAATACAATAATGAATAAAGCGGTTGTAAGAAATATATAGTGATGTGTTTTCATAATTTTAAGGTTGAGGTTAAAGCTGAGATTGAGGTTAATAAAAAACCTGAATTTCTTTGTTTCTGAAAAAGTCTTTGACATGTTCGTAATTTTGCCAAAGAAGCTCTTCAAAATCAACATGATAAAATGTTCTCATATCTCTTCCTTTTTTGTAGGCACTGATGTACATTTTGTAATATTCCGGAAGAATGGCAATCCCCAAACCTATTGCTGCCAAAAGATGAGCATTGGCTTTTCCGTTTCCGAGAAGCAGGAATTGCATGGCAATCTCGTCTTCGAAGTTAGTTCCAAAATCAGTGAGGAGATGATGCACATCATGGTTTTCCATTTTGGGGATCATGGTAAAGCCGTGGCGTTTGTAGAATTCGCCCAGTTTTCTACCCAGAGAATCTTCCTGAAACTCCAGCAGCTGTCTTTCGTTAAACTGCCACTGCCT includes the following:
- a CDS encoding Coq4 family protein; amino-acid sequence: MKKIRIKFLLFVYDKTQKLYRKYFKKKKRQWQFNERQLLEFQEDSLGRKLGEFYKRHGFTMIPKMENHDVHHLLTDFGTNFEDEIAMQFLLLGNGKANAHLLAAIGLGIAILPEYYKMYISAYKKGRDMRTFYHVDFEELLWQNYEHVKDFFRNKEIQVFY